In Myxococcales bacterium, one DNA window encodes the following:
- a CDS encoding O-antigen ligase family protein, with the protein MPAGPARLGLLSLSLALLYSFGFVEVGLGSLGPTRLTTTELLLALFFVSAFPTFRPTFRRRDWLLWGLLAIAGSMLLTTLAVADGRGEALKFTARFAIGIVLYLFLRCVAEQRDRVLTICRAILAVGVILALIGIAQHFFPVTVMPFIALFVPNKFAVADPSLPLALTTGVFNHAGRLVVRASSLFNYCNSFAYFLLIAAGAAILYGRLTKERYARRFALFCLTLFLTALWFTYSRGTWLALAVGLFAGIVYLAAQRRRWSQRRMRLGLLIVVFVGLLVAAAFLVRGERTVPETLPVCADGVVPFPGMMNDTADADTFSTRLLLWRAAIRLWRESPWLGIGVDRFRYRFYPALPRTTYDLFVGQGLYQAHNLPLTMLCGQGIVGLVALVFFLFGCVREMRRDRSGGDPILRAVVLGMLAAIAAVNLYDAMLFDSYANMLLIGLVLALAVEDGWAHEPRLD; encoded by the coding sequence GTGCCGGCCGGACCCGCCCGCCTTGGCCTGTTGTCGCTTTCCCTGGCTTTGCTGTATTCCTTCGGGTTCGTGGAAGTCGGCCTCGGCTCACTCGGCCCGACCCGTCTGACCACCACGGAATTGCTGCTGGCGCTGTTCTTCGTTTCGGCCTTCCCGACTTTCCGCCCGACTTTCCGCCGACGCGACTGGCTCCTGTGGGGATTGCTGGCGATCGCCGGATCGATGTTGCTGACCACGCTCGCGGTGGCCGACGGGCGGGGCGAGGCCCTGAAATTCACCGCGCGATTCGCCATCGGCATCGTACTTTATCTGTTTCTGCGGTGCGTGGCCGAACAGCGCGACCGGGTGTTGACGATCTGCCGCGCGATTCTGGCCGTAGGCGTGATCCTCGCCCTGATCGGCATCGCGCAGCATTTTTTCCCGGTCACGGTGATGCCGTTCATCGCGCTGTTCGTGCCTAATAAATTCGCGGTGGCCGATCCGTCGCTGCCCCTGGCGCTGACCACGGGCGTCTTCAACCACGCCGGCCGCCTGGTGGTACGCGCGTCTTCGCTGTTCAATTACTGCAACTCCTTCGCGTATTTCTTGCTGATTGCCGCTGGCGCGGCGATTCTTTACGGTCGGCTGACGAAAGAACGATACGCCCGCCGATTCGCACTCTTTTGTCTGACGCTTTTTCTGACCGCGCTGTGGTTCACATACAGTCGCGGCACCTGGCTGGCGCTGGCGGTCGGCTTGTTCGCCGGCATCGTTTATCTGGCCGCGCAACGACGGCGATGGAGCCAGCGGCGGATGCGCCTGGGATTGTTGATCGTCGTGTTCGTCGGACTGTTGGTGGCCGCCGCCTTCCTGGTTCGTGGCGAGCGAACCGTGCCCGAGACGCTTCCCGTGTGCGCCGACGGGGTCGTGCCATTTCCCGGCATGATGAATGACACGGCCGATGCGGATACTTTCTCGACCCGCTTGCTGCTCTGGCGGGCCGCGATTCGTTTGTGGCGCGAGTCGCCGTGGCTGGGCATCGGCGTCGACCGCTTTCGGTACCGGTTCTATCCGGCCTTGCCGAGGACGACGTACGATTTGTTCGTCGGCCAGGGGCTGTATCAGGCGCACAATCTGCCGCTGACGATGTTGTGCGGGCAGGGGATTGTCGGCCTGGTCGCCCTGGTTTTTTTCCTCTTCGGTTGCGTCCGCGAAATGCGGCGCGACCGGAGCGGTGGGGATCCGATTTTGCGCGCGGTCGTGCTGGGAATGCTGGCGGCTATCGCGGCGGTGAACCTTTACGACGCGATGCTTTTCGATTCCTATGCCAATATGTTGCTGATCGGTCTGGTCCTGGCACTGGCGGTCGAGGACGGATGGGCTCATGAACCGCGTCTGGACTAA
- a CDS encoding glycosyltransferase family 1 protein, with protein sequence MNLTGADIVCLASSSWDAMWVNSQHLMHRLAAQNRVLYVNNLGLRAPGASRGDWHKITRRVGEWFSGLRQAEPNLWVFSPVSLPLHDHASIRRFNQWNLKRTLRRHLTDLGFKQPLLWTFLPLGVQLIGSLDESLVIYHCVDDYAANPGVPAARLREMEDQLLRLADLTIVTNPLLYEERKSRARQAAFFGNVADAEHFAPRPDRPLPLELAALPRPLLGYQGNISGYKTNLEWIAALAKAMPAASVVLIGPVGWGDPHTDVSALQALPNVHLLGRMPYERLPELLAALDICLLPLHDNESTRRSFPMKFYEYMAAAKPIVATDLPAFATYRDRPQLCRLATDADSFVAGVRAALADADDHAAERLAEARLHSWRTRTEQIAALVAQTWQEKEARNESATTDNPEMERQ encoded by the coding sequence GTGAATTTGACGGGCGCCGATATCGTTTGCCTGGCCAGTTCCAGTTGGGATGCGATGTGGGTGAATTCGCAGCACCTGATGCACCGGCTGGCGGCACAGAATCGCGTTTTGTACGTCAACAACCTCGGCTTGCGCGCGCCGGGCGCCTCGCGCGGCGATTGGCACAAAATCACCAGGCGGGTCGGCGAGTGGTTTTCCGGGTTACGGCAGGCGGAACCGAACCTGTGGGTTTTTTCGCCGGTCAGCCTGCCGCTACACGATCACGCCTCGATCCGGCGCTTCAATCAGTGGAATCTCAAGCGCACGCTACGGCGACACCTGACCGATCTGGGGTTCAAACAGCCTTTGCTGTGGACTTTTCTGCCGCTGGGGGTGCAATTGATCGGCAGCCTCGACGAATCGCTGGTGATTTATCACTGCGTCGACGATTACGCCGCCAATCCCGGCGTGCCGGCGGCGCGCTTGCGCGAAATGGAAGACCAATTGTTGCGGCTGGCGGATTTGACGATCGTCACCAATCCGCTGCTTTACGAGGAACGCAAATCACGCGCCCGGCAGGCGGCGTTTTTCGGCAACGTCGCCGACGCGGAGCATTTCGCACCGCGCCCGGATCGGCCGTTGCCGCTCGAATTGGCCGCGCTGCCGCGGCCGCTGCTCGGTTATCAGGGCAACATCTCCGGTTACAAAACCAATCTGGAGTGGATCGCCGCGCTGGCCAAGGCGATGCCCGCCGCGAGTGTCGTGCTCATCGGCCCCGTCGGTTGGGGCGACCCGCATACCGACGTCAGTGCGCTGCAGGCCTTGCCGAACGTGCATTTGCTCGGGCGGATGCCCTACGAACGGCTGCCCGAGCTGTTGGCGGCGCTCGACATCTGCCTGTTGCCGTTACACGACAACGAAAGCACCCGGCGCAGCTTTCCGATGAAATTTTACGAGTACATGGCGGCGGCCAAGCCGATTGTCGCCACGGATCTGCCGGCGTTTGCGACCTACCGCGACCGGCCGCAACTCTGCCGCCTGGCGACGGACGCCGATTCGTTCGTCGCCGGGGTGCGCGCCGCGCTGGCCGACGCGGACGATCATGCCGCCGAACGGCTGGCCGAGGCGCGACTACACTCGTGGCGGACGCGGACCGAGCAGATCGCCGCTTTGGTCGCGCAGACCTGGCAGGAAAAAGAGGCGCGGAACGAATCCGCAACCACCGACAATCCGGAAATGGAGAGGCAATGA
- a CDS encoding glycosyltransferase family 4 protein: MRGGEKVLEAMCEVWPEADLYTLLHVPGKLTPIIENRRIITSFIQELPRAAAWYRNYLPLMPTAIEQFDLRGYDLVLSTSHCVAKGVITPPATCHVSYLHTPMRYVWDLFDDYFGPHRVGRFKRLLISFFANYLRMWDVTSAARVDDFLANSRHVARRIRKYYQREATVIHPPVDTARFSIGQPADYYLCLSALAPYKRLDLAVLACAKLGRKLKVVGSGQDADRLSKLGGPTVEFLGWQDDRSIDELFRGCRAFLFPGEEDFGITPLEAQASGRPVIAFAKGGALETVVGLEALQPTGVFFAEQTVDALAAAIQLYEKNSDRFDPEATRRHALGFDRAVFRQRIKEHVETVYAAYQGR; the protein is encoded by the coding sequence ATGCGCGGCGGCGAAAAAGTTCTGGAAGCGATGTGCGAGGTCTGGCCCGAAGCCGATCTTTACACCTTGCTGCACGTGCCGGGAAAACTGACGCCGATCATCGAAAATCGGCGCATCATCACCAGTTTCATTCAAGAGCTGCCGCGCGCCGCCGCTTGGTACCGCAATTATCTGCCGCTGATGCCCACGGCGATCGAGCAATTCGACTTGCGCGGCTACGACCTCGTGCTGTCCACCAGCCATTGCGTAGCGAAGGGTGTGATCACGCCACCCGCGACTTGTCACGTCAGCTACCTGCACACGCCGATGCGCTATGTCTGGGATCTGTTCGACGATTACTTCGGGCCGCACCGCGTCGGTCGTTTCAAGCGGCTCCTGATTTCCTTCTTTGCCAATTACCTGCGAATGTGGGACGTGACCTCCGCCGCGCGGGTGGACGACTTCCTCGCCAACAGCCGGCACGTCGCCCGGCGCATTCGCAAATATTATCAGCGCGAGGCCACGGTCATTCACCCGCCGGTCGACACGGCTCGCTTTTCCATCGGCCAGCCCGCGGATTATTACCTCTGCCTTTCGGCGTTGGCGCCGTATAAGCGGCTGGACCTGGCCGTGCTGGCCTGCGCGAAACTGGGCCGGAAGTTGAAGGTGGTCGGCTCAGGACAGGACGCCGATCGCTTGAGCAAGTTGGGCGGGCCGACCGTCGAATTTCTCGGCTGGCAGGACGATCGGTCGATCGACGAACTCTTCCGCGGTTGCCGGGCGTTTCTCTTTCCCGGCGAGGAGGATTTCGGCATCACGCCGCTGGAAGCGCAGGCGTCCGGGCGCCCGGTGATCGCCTTCGCCAAGGGCGGGGCGCTGGAAACGGTCGTCGGGCTGGAGGCGCTGCAACCGACCGGCGTGTTCTTCGCCGAACAGACGGTCGATGCTCTGGCGGCGGCGATTCAGCTTTACGAAAAAAACAGCGATCGTTTCGATCCCGAGGCCACGCGCCGGCACGCGCTCGGTTTCGACCGGGCGGTTTTCCGGCAACGCATCAAGGAACATGTGGAAACGGTTTACGCCGCTTACCAGGGGCGTTGA
- a CDS encoding flippase codes for MNRVWTNTLWKILAILGGKLLVFVLLFAAARRLSLADFGYFSFALAFGYILFPLIDAGLGTALWREATTAADAGRRAYSSSRRLLGATALGGLAIGLTVLCFFALPPAAFWLTVLILAGIAISVVVNLRQAVFKSRERLREDALVSLAANLAYVILGLLGLWAGAGLVGLGLAFLAGQGCGAYVAFRLALFTEPERVDPHPTPGELWRSSWPFALIGLFTVVYFRVDALLLERLAGAAEVGLYSAAYRLIEAAMILPAAFLAAYFPRLAREAETKPVSGDLTPHFQWLIGTAALGVVFGSFFAGDVLELLFGAAYRQGSSTLILLLPALLSIYPNYLLTTLLVAHRRQKSFMKITALCALANILLNCLAIPLWERLGAAGSTLVTEGLLTFLAVRELRPHLPRISLQKLLVPLNYAAIFGLLLGLLYFVSPSAAMVGGCGLLILGLIAAWWRFHRQVEE; via the coding sequence ATGAACCGCGTCTGGACTAATACGCTCTGGAAAATCCTGGCGATCCTCGGCGGCAAGCTGCTGGTTTTTGTGCTTCTGTTTGCGGCGGCGCGACGGTTATCGTTGGCGGACTTCGGCTACTTTTCGTTTGCGTTGGCGTTCGGCTACATCCTTTTCCCGTTGATCGACGCCGGTTTGGGCACCGCCTTGTGGAGGGAGGCGACGACCGCGGCCGACGCGGGCCGCCGCGCGTACTCGTCGAGCCGCCGGTTGCTCGGCGCGACCGCCCTCGGTGGCCTGGCGATCGGGCTGACGGTTCTTTGCTTTTTCGCGCTTCCACCGGCGGCGTTTTGGTTGACCGTGCTGATCCTGGCCGGCATCGCGATTTCGGTCGTCGTCAATCTGCGGCAGGCGGTTTTCAAATCGCGGGAACGATTGCGCGAGGACGCGCTCGTTTCGCTGGCGGCCAACTTGGCTTACGTTATTCTCGGCTTGCTTGGCCTTTGGGCAGGCGCCGGGTTGGTGGGCCTGGGCCTGGCGTTTCTCGCCGGGCAGGGCTGCGGAGCGTATGTCGCGTTTCGTTTGGCGCTTTTCACGGAACCCGAGAGGGTCGATCCCCATCCGACGCCGGGCGAGCTTTGGCGATCGTCATGGCCCTTTGCGTTGATCGGGCTGTTTACGGTCGTCTACTTCCGCGTCGACGCCCTGCTGCTGGAAAGACTGGCCGGCGCGGCGGAAGTGGGGCTTTACAGCGCGGCCTACCGGTTGATCGAAGCGGCGATGATCCTGCCGGCGGCTTTTCTGGCCGCCTATTTTCCGCGATTGGCGCGCGAAGCCGAAACAAAGCCGGTTTCCGGTGACCTGACGCCCCATTTCCAATGGTTGATCGGCACAGCCGCGCTTGGGGTGGTGTTCGGTTCCTTTTTCGCCGGAGACGTTCTCGAACTGCTTTTCGGCGCAGCCTACCGGCAGGGATCCTCGACCCTGATCTTGTTGTTGCCGGCGTTGCTGTCGATCTACCCGAATTATTTGCTGACGACCTTGCTGGTCGCGCATCGCCGCCAAAAATCTTTCATGAAAATCACCGCGCTGTGCGCCCTGGCCAATATCCTTTTGAATTGCCTGGCAATTCCGCTTTGGGAGCGCCTGGGAGCGGCCGGATCGACGCTCGTCACCGAGGGGTTGCTGACGTTTCTGGCGGTGCGGGAGCTGCGGCCTCATCTGCCGCGAATTTCGTTGCAAAAACTGCTAGTTCCGCTAAACTATGCCGCGATTTTCGGTTTGTTATTGGGGCTTCTATACTTCGTTTCGCCCTCGGCGGCGATGGTCGGCGGCTGCGGTCTGCTGATTCTTGGCTTGATCGCGGCGTGGTGGAGATTTCACCGGCAGGTCGAGGAATGA